One window of Lytechinus variegatus isolate NC3 chromosome 2, Lvar_3.0, whole genome shotgun sequence genomic DNA carries:
- the LOC121408224 gene encoding paired box protein Pax-6-like, which produces MTTTMLPLNSQLTKKQIEILEAEFVINTRPDITTRDRLANTLKISNLLIYVWFQVRRSRLRRNPSQRRVSQKSKVDTTHQPSQLSVVIDDADVTKSSSDVADQPLDLSTASRKRKSQDDINDKEMPPHPCKKPATNLPLMTSPTHHPAVCGANQYSSSVDTTSGVGISPLMSVDFLSRSSQTERMPCHDVTHLYRTPMFYPCAVPYLIYYH; this is translated from the exons ATGACAACCACGATGCTACCATTGAACTCTCAACTAACGAAGAAGCAGATTGAGATCCTCGAAGCTGAATTCGTCATCAACACACGCCCTGATATTACTACTAGAGATCGCTTGGCAAACACATTGAAAATCAGTAACCTCTTGATATAT gTTTGGTTCCAGGTTCGTCGCTCAAGACTTCGTCGCAACCCCTCTCAGAGGAGAGTATCTCAGAAGAGCAAAGTGGACACCACCCACCAACCCAGTCAACTCTCCGTCGTCATCGATGACGCTGACGTAACGAAGTCATCTTCAGACGTAGCTGATCAACCCTTAGATCTCTCCACGGCCAGTCGTAAACGAAAGTCCCAAGACGACATCAATGACAAAGAGATGCCTCCTCATCCCTGCAAGAAACCGGCAACCAACCTGCCATTGATGACCTCGCCGACCCACCACCCTGCTGTTTGCGGCGCCAACCAGTACAGCTCGTCAGTTGACACAACAAGCGGCGTCGGCATCAGTCCATTAATGTCGGTTGACTTTCTCTCCCGAAGCAGTCAGACAGAAAGGATGCCTTGTCATGACGTCACACATCTCTACAGAACGCCGATGTTTTATCCGTGTGCAGTCCCGTATTTGATTTACTACCACTGA